In a genomic window of Melopsittacus undulatus isolate bMelUnd1 chromosome 1, bMelUnd1.mat.Z, whole genome shotgun sequence:
- the TCAIM gene encoding T-cell activation inhibitor, mitochondrial: protein MFCCLRAVRRLCLEKILLQGVQSRSLSGADAINALRPFYFAVHPDFFGQHPKEREINENSLKRLNGYLENLQKPGFCSFKPTPLTFYVREREPNSSNVQESFSASGFRAVSFTLHTRDLLSTVLDILNSCSLSTEHIQSLSVNSQPHKEAESTVNRPIKWDKTYYSFTGFKDPEEELEQAQRVETTLISWLDDNEASAVNKLKKSLPLRKELERLKFELSLQLQLSDIRWQRSWGVAHRCSQLHSLGRLVQQRPEVLKNVKGHTVVFTDRSGMSAAGHIMLGTMDVHHHWTKIFERLPNYYKLQKRLLLLEDRISQLLGGIQVIYIEELQPLLTLEEYYKTLDSFYNKLRDSRLPFHPRSLRGLQMILESDRYAPSLHEFGHFTIPTVCDPGTLQWFIFAKAQEARENLKRKEEMMITERELIDTSTKRFSLDRLYKEPSVSSAQMIDCCKRLLEESLPYLQGMHLCISHFYSVLQDGDLCIPWNWKN from the exons GTTATGTCTGGAGAAGATATTGCTACAGGGCGTTCAGTCAAGAAGTTTGTCAGGAGCTGATGCCATCAATGCTCTCAGACCTTTCTATTTTGCTGTACATCCAGATTTCTTTGGCCAGCATCCCAAAGAGAGG gaaataaatgaaaactctCTGAAGAGGTTAAATGGTTACTTGGAGAACCTACAGAAACCAGGATTTTGCTCCTTTAAGCCAACTCCACTTACTTTTTATGTAAGAGAAAGAGAACCAAACTCTTCTAATGTTCAAGAATCCTTCAGTGCTTCAG GGTTTCGAGCAGTGAGTTTCACATTGCATACCAGGGATCTCCTGAGCACTGTGTTAGATATTCTCAACTCCTGCAGTTTATCTACAGAGCATATTCAGAGTTTGAGTGTGAACTCTCAGCCCcacaaggaagcagaaagcacagtGAACAGACCTATCAAATGGGATAAGACTTACTATTCATTTACTGGATTCAAGGATCCTGAGGAGGAACTAGAACAAGCCCAGAGAGTGGAAACAACTTTAAT ATCCTGGCTAGATGATAACGAAGCAAGTGCAGTAAATAAGCTGAAAAAGAGTTTGCCACTTAGAAAAGAACTAGAGCGTTTAAAATTTGAACTCTCTCTTCAACTCCAGCTCTCAGATATCAG gTGGCAGAGAAGCTGGGGTGTTGCTCATCGCTGTAGCCAACTACATAGTCTAGGTCGCTTAGTCCAGCAGAGACCTGAAGTGTTAAAGAATGTTAAag GGCACACGGTGGTATTTACAGATCGTTCAGGTATGAGTGCAGCAGGCCACATAATGCTGGGGACCATGGATGTTCACCATCACTGGACCAAA attTTTGAGAGATTGCCAAATTATTATAAACTTCAAAAAAGGCTGCTGTTGTTGGAAGATCGGATAAGCCAGCTTCTGGGAGGCATACAAGTAATATATATTGAAGAATTGCAACCCCTGTTGACTCTAGAAGAGTACTACAAGACTCTGGACTCTTTCTATAATAAGTTACGTGACAGTAGACTACCTTTTCATCCTCGCAGTCTGCGAGGCTTGCAGATGATTCTGGAAAG TGACAGATATGCACCAAGCTTGCATGAATTTGGACACTTTACGATCCCAACGGTCTGTGATCCAGGAACACTTCAATGGTTTATTTTTGCCAAAGCACAGGAAGCAAGAGAgaatctgaaaagaaaggagga GATGATGATTACAGAGAGAGAGCTAATTGATACTTCCACTAAAAGATTTTCTCTGGATCGCCTGTATAAGGAGCCCAGTGTTTCTAGTGCACAGATGATAGATTGCTGTAAGCGGTTGCTAGAAGAATCCCTGCCGTACCTACAAGGCATGCACCTTTGCATTTCTCACTTCTactctgtgctgcaggatggagACCTGTGCATACCTTGGAACTGGAAAAACTGA